GCTATTTTTATTTGGATCATAGAAAAGAACAATGTACTACAACAATCAAGGAAATGATTGATCTGCAGAAACACCGTGGTCCTGATGATTCGGGTATTCTGGCTATAAATACCAAAGATGAATTGATGGTCTCATATGGGAAGGAAAATCAGAAAATGGCAAGGCCATGTGATTTGCTTTTTGGATTTAATCGATTAAGCATTTTAGACTTATCATTCAATGGTCACCAGCCTATGGTATCAGAGAAGAATAAGGTAGCATTAATGTTAAATGGGGAGATTTATAACGCTTTTGATTACAAAGATGATTTAACAACTAAAGGTTATAATTTTAAAAGTACAACTGATACCGAAGTTGTTCTAAATCTCTATTTAGAGTATGGCATGGATGGCATGATAAAAAGGCTTAACGGTATGTTTGCCATTGTCGTCTGGGATATGCGAATTAAGAAACTGTTTCTGGCAAGAGATCGCTTTGGGATTAAACCTTTATATATTTTAAAGCAAAATGGCAGAATTTCTTTTTCCTCAGAAATGAAGAGTTTTGGTGTTTTGCCGGAATTTTCTTTTGAACTTGATAAGACTAAGTTAGATGAGTTTCTATTGTTCAGAAATGTAATTAATGATACGCTATTCAAAAATATACGAAATTGTAAGCCAGGTAGTTATTTAAGTGTAAGTCAAACTGGAGATATTAAGGAACATATTTTTTATGATATAAATGAAGAGGGTGCAGATCTAAAATCAAAAAAAGACGCGCTAAATGATTTAGAAAGATCACTTCAAAGAAGTGTACAGCGGCAAATGATTAGTGATGTAAAATTGGGATGTCAGCTTTCCGGGGGTGTTGATTCTTCCCTGGTTGCATATTATGCAAAAAAAAGTCTTGAAGAGGGCCGGTTGGAGACCATTTCCATAAAATTTTCTAATCCACTCTTTTCTGAAGAAAGGTACATTGATTTCGTGGCCCGACAGTTGGAATTAATTGCGCATAAATATACAATGGAAGGTGAATACTATTTTAATGAACTTGAAAAGGCAACCTGGCATTTTGAGCAGCCTTTGAATCACCCCAATACTATAGGGATATATTTACTAAGCCAAGAAGCTAAAAAGCATGTTACGGTATTATTAAGTGGTGAAGGAGCCGATGAAGCTTTAGCCGGATACAGAAGATTTATTAATAATATTCAATCCCCATATTTTAACAGGCATTTTTTAAGTAAGCTAAAGCAAAATTTACCAAACCTTTTAAGTTTTTTGAGGTATTACAATGACGGTAACTGTCGCCTTATTATGGAATCTTCATTTAGTAGTATTTACTCTGCAAATGAATTATATCCGGAATTTGACTCTAAGTTAGCCTTCGAGAAGAGAAAAAGTATTCTCGATAAACTAGATGGAGATCCAATATTAAAACATCGTAAATATGAACTTTTAACTTACTTGCCGGATTTGCTGATGCGGCAAGATAAGATGTCTATGGCTCATAGTATTGAGAATCGAGTTCCATTTTTGGATAATGAAATGGTAACAAGTTCCTTAAATATAGCTGGCGATGAATTAATTGGCAGTAAAAATGGAAGAACAGAGGCAAAAATGATTTTAAAGGTTCTTTGTTCAAAGAATTTCGGCAACGATTTTGCATTTCGCAGAAAAAAAGGATTCGGAATTCCTCTAAAAGATTTTATGAGTTCAACAGACTTTCAGAATAGATGGAAAGATGAAATTGAACCTGGGATTGAAGAACGGGGGATATTTGAGGTCGATTCCGTCTCAAAGTGGGTATCAAA
This region of Halalkalibaculum roseum genomic DNA includes:
- the asnB gene encoding asparagine synthase (glutamine-hydrolyzing) → MCGLAGYFYLDHRKEQCTTTIKEMIDLQKHRGPDDSGILAINTKDELMVSYGKENQKMARPCDLLFGFNRLSILDLSFNGHQPMVSEKNKVALMLNGEIYNAFDYKDDLTTKGYNFKSTTDTEVVLNLYLEYGMDGMIKRLNGMFAIVVWDMRIKKLFLARDRFGIKPLYILKQNGRISFSSEMKSFGVLPEFSFELDKTKLDEFLLFRNVINDTLFKNIRNCKPGSYLSVSQTGDIKEHIFYDINEEGADLKSKKDALNDLERSLQRSVQRQMISDVKLGCQLSGGVDSSLVAYYAKKSLEEGRLETISIKFSNPLFSEERYIDFVARQLELIAHKYTMEGEYYFNELEKATWHFEQPLNHPNTIGIYLLSQEAKKHVTVLLSGEGADEALAGYRRFINNIQSPYFNRHFLSKLKQNLPNLLSFLRYYNDGNCRLIMESSFSSIYSANELYPEFDSKLAFEKRKSILDKLDGDPILKHRKYELLTYLPDLLMRQDKMSMAHSIENRVPFLDNEMVTSSLNIAGDELIGSKNGRTEAKMILKVLCSKNFGNDFAFRRKKGFGIPLKDFMSSTDFQNRWKDEIEPGIEERGIFEVDSVSKWVSKIEKANSAQLDAIWLMTGFEIWAKKYLD